From the genome of Streptomyces sp. NBC_01116, one region includes:
- a CDS encoding NUDIX hydrolase: MTGATEPRRVVGALIRDPHDRIFVQRRSAERRLFPGCWDVVGGAVEEGESLLDALGREIAEETGWRLRRVVALVVHEEWVADGLRHVESDYVVDVDGDLSSPALERDKHTEFTWIAADEVSLLDENARGSGSNFIKGVVTAGHAWLSNSSGKRGRFL; this comes from the coding sequence GTGACCGGGGCGACCGAACCCCGACGCGTGGTGGGCGCGCTGATCCGCGACCCGCACGACCGGATCTTCGTCCAGCGCCGCTCGGCCGAGCGGCGCCTCTTCCCCGGGTGCTGGGACGTCGTCGGCGGAGCCGTGGAGGAAGGCGAGTCCCTCCTGGACGCGCTGGGCAGGGAGATCGCGGAGGAGACCGGCTGGCGGCTGCGCCGCGTTGTGGCCCTGGTGGTCCATGAGGAGTGGGTGGCTGACGGACTGCGGCACGTCGAGTCGGACTACGTCGTCGACGTGGACGGGGACCTCTCCTCGCCCGCACTCGAACGAGACAAGCACACCGAGTTCACCTGGATCGCAGCCGATGAAGTATCGCTGCTCGACGAGAACGCGCGGGGCAGCGGAAGCAACTTCATCAAGGGCGTGGTGACCGCAGGACACGCCTGGCTCTCCAATTCTTCCGGGAAGCGCGGAAGGTTCCTCTGA
- a CDS encoding DegT/DnrJ/EryC1/StrS family aminotransferase, translating into MTTTDQLALLGGRPVIEQPLPHEVWPPPAEEAELSELAEQRNTDISIKGNSGPIGRLESDFLAFLDGGARFAVTFNSGTSALFAAYFALGVREGVDVVGPALTYHAALSPVFALRGDVVLADIDPDTRGLDPKALQATITEHTKVITVVHQWGHPCDMDAILQIAERYGLRVLEDCSHAHGSRYKGRPVGTFGDAAVFSLQANKAVYAGEGGILVTSDPQVHDRATLLGHYRDRSRDAVLDEELRTHWVTGFGLKLRMSPFNAIVARHALAAFPARMKARHRCLRHLGGQLGDVAYLEPVHVADHVDMGAWYGYKPLYRPGALGGVPRAVLIEALRAEGMEVGAPSGPRLSTLPLYARRENPLFPGTAKKGVPPESGSRAEHVEQHALSLPTFTNWPEDKTLIDQYAEAFRKIGRHREALVRYAAGPNQ; encoded by the coding sequence ATGACCACCACCGATCAGCTCGCCCTTCTCGGCGGCAGGCCCGTGATCGAGCAGCCGCTCCCGCACGAAGTCTGGCCACCTCCCGCCGAGGAGGCGGAGCTGTCCGAACTGGCCGAGCAGCGGAACACCGACATCTCCATCAAGGGCAACAGCGGCCCTATCGGCCGACTGGAGTCCGACTTCCTCGCCTTCCTGGACGGCGGAGCCCGCTTCGCCGTCACCTTCAACTCCGGTACCAGCGCTCTGTTCGCCGCCTACTTCGCCCTCGGGGTGCGCGAAGGCGTGGACGTCGTGGGACCGGCACTCACCTACCACGCGGCGCTGAGCCCCGTCTTCGCCCTCCGCGGCGACGTGGTCCTGGCCGACATCGACCCCGACACCCGCGGCCTCGACCCGAAGGCGCTCCAGGCCACGATCACCGAGCACACCAAGGTGATCACTGTCGTCCACCAGTGGGGCCACCCCTGCGACATGGACGCGATCCTCCAGATCGCCGAGCGGTACGGGCTGCGCGTTCTGGAGGACTGCTCCCACGCCCACGGCAGCCGTTACAAGGGCAGGCCCGTCGGCACCTTCGGCGACGCCGCGGTCTTCTCCCTCCAGGCCAACAAGGCCGTCTACGCGGGCGAGGGGGGCATCCTCGTCACGAGCGACCCCCAGGTGCACGATCGCGCCACGCTCCTCGGGCACTACCGGGACCGGTCCCGGGACGCCGTCCTCGACGAGGAGTTGCGGACGCACTGGGTCACCGGCTTCGGGCTGAAACTGCGCATGTCGCCTTTCAACGCCATCGTCGCCCGGCACGCGCTCGCGGCGTTCCCGGCACGCATGAAGGCCCGGCACCGTTGTCTGCGCCACCTGGGCGGGCAGCTCGGCGACGTGGCCTATCTGGAGCCGGTGCACGTGGCCGACCACGTCGACATGGGCGCCTGGTACGGCTACAAACCGCTCTACCGGCCCGGGGCACTGGGTGGTGTCCCCCGCGCCGTCCTCATCGAGGCGCTGCGCGCCGAGGGCATGGAAGTGGGCGCTCCCTCCGGCCCCCGGCTCTCGACCTTGCCGCTCTACGCCCGCCGGGAGAACCCGCTCTTCCCCGGCACGGCGAAGAAGGGCGTCCCGCCGGAGAGCGGCTCTCGCGCGGAGCACGTCGAGCAGCACGCGCTGTCCCTGCCCACGTTCACCAACTGGCCGGAGGACAAGACGCTCATCGACCAGTACGCCGAGGCTTTCCGCAAGATCGGCCGCCACCGCGAAGCGCTCGTACGGTATGCCGCCGGGCCGAACCAATGA
- a CDS encoding Gfo/Idh/MocA family oxidoreductase → MPGDRLKNVRPRPRVLVVGFAGHQGKEYLPVVQENAELVGGVDPAPAASSLAEKWGFPHYDALGEALEKVEFDVAVVTVPHSDHFPVCVKLLAHGRHVIKEKPFAVTEQEARQLVSLAQRADRSVFTLLQRNFHPAFQFAQENLARIGQPYWFSYDYHLNLAHPTTGWRALREQAMGGVLLDMGYHLIDVLCGMFPEPPRVHSAFVHQYQEMRDRRLEDLVSLMCGYSSTGLTGSLRISRHSHEKIEHLCVLGTEGALNVDAGVATLHAVGGLLLERHTWEGAKIDAVRSMIAHHLEHLDDRYYRQNHLQRQLAAVRTIDGIYRERLRERNELADRCA, encoded by the coding sequence ATGCCCGGTGACAGGTTGAAGAACGTGCGCCCGCGACCGCGAGTACTGGTGGTCGGATTTGCTGGACATCAGGGAAAGGAGTATCTGCCGGTCGTTCAGGAGAATGCAGAATTGGTCGGCGGCGTGGACCCGGCTCCGGCGGCCTCGTCGCTTGCCGAAAAATGGGGCTTCCCGCATTACGACGCCCTCGGCGAGGCGCTTGAGAAGGTAGAATTCGATGTCGCAGTGGTTACCGTGCCGCACAGTGACCACTTCCCAGTCTGTGTGAAACTCCTGGCGCACGGCAGGCACGTCATCAAGGAGAAGCCGTTCGCCGTCACAGAACAAGAGGCCCGGCAACTGGTATCCCTGGCACAACGGGCTGACCGCAGCGTCTTCACGCTGCTGCAACGGAATTTCCACCCCGCGTTCCAGTTCGCCCAGGAGAACCTCGCGCGGATCGGGCAGCCCTACTGGTTCTCCTACGACTACCACTTGAACCTGGCCCATCCGACCACGGGTTGGCGCGCCTTGCGGGAGCAGGCGATGGGCGGGGTGCTCCTCGACATGGGCTACCACCTCATCGATGTGCTCTGCGGAATGTTCCCTGAACCTCCTCGGGTGCACTCCGCCTTCGTGCACCAGTACCAGGAGATGCGGGATCGTCGGCTGGAGGATCTCGTCAGCCTCATGTGCGGTTATTCCTCGACGGGGTTGACGGGCTCGCTGCGCATCTCCCGCCACAGCCACGAGAAGATCGAGCACCTCTGCGTGCTCGGTACGGAGGGCGCCTTGAACGTCGATGCCGGGGTCGCCACCCTGCACGCCGTCGGGGGGCTGTTGCTGGAGCGCCACACCTGGGAAGGCGCCAAGATCGACGCCGTGCGTTCCATGATCGCCCACCATCTGGAGCACCTGGACGACCGCTACTACCGCCAAAACCACCTCCAGCGTCAGCTCGCCGCCGTGCGCACGATCGACGGGATCTACCGGGAGCGGTTGCGCGAGCGAAACGAGCTCGCCGACCGGTGTGCCTGA
- a CDS encoding 5-dehydro-4-deoxyglucarate dehydratase, whose product MTSAPLAARLSEVAGPLFFPVTAFGPDGTVDLAVFRAHVRAGIDAGAAAVFACCGTGEFHALTPEEFRLAVAAAVEESAGQVPVLAGTGYGTALAVQYARTAEEAGADGLLAMPPYLVVADQEGLLKHYAALAAATGLQTIVYQRDNAIFTPETVVALARTPGIIGLKDGHGDLDLMQRIVSAVRTHRPDGGFLYFNGLPTAELTGPAYRGIGVTLYSSAVFAFAPDIALAFYRALDSGDDALADGLLDHFYRPLVELRAKGRGYAVSLVKAGVRLQGLEVGEVRTPLTEPPGAHIKDLIEIIASGRALLAEHTSAGGGA is encoded by the coding sequence GTGACCTCAGCCCCCCTTGCCGCCCGGCTCAGCGAAGTCGCCGGGCCGCTCTTCTTCCCCGTGACCGCGTTCGGGCCGGACGGCACCGTCGACCTCGCCGTCTTCCGCGCCCATGTGCGGGCGGGGATCGACGCCGGAGCCGCCGCGGTCTTCGCCTGCTGTGGCACGGGCGAGTTCCACGCGCTGACCCCCGAGGAGTTCCGCCTCGCGGTCGCCGCCGCCGTCGAGGAGAGCGCCGGACAGGTCCCCGTCCTCGCGGGAACCGGCTACGGGACGGCGCTCGCCGTCCAGTACGCGCGCACCGCCGAGGAGGCCGGTGCGGACGGACTCCTCGCCATGCCGCCCTACCTCGTCGTCGCCGACCAGGAGGGTCTGCTGAAGCACTACGCGGCGCTCGCGGCGGCCACCGGCCTGCAGACGATCGTCTACCAGCGCGACAACGCGATCTTCACCCCCGAAACGGTCGTCGCCCTGGCCCGCACGCCCGGCATCATCGGGCTCAAGGACGGACACGGCGACCTCGACCTCATGCAGCGCATCGTCAGCGCGGTCCGCACCCACCGGCCCGACGGCGGCTTCCTCTACTTCAACGGGCTGCCCACCGCCGAACTCACCGGCCCCGCCTACCGGGGCATCGGCGTCACCCTCTACTCCTCCGCCGTCTTCGCCTTCGCCCCGGACATCGCCCTCGCCTTCTACCGGGCCCTGGACTCCGGCGACGACGCGCTGGCCGACGGGCTGCTCGACCACTTCTACCGGCCGCTCGTCGAACTGCGCGCCAAGGGCCGCGGATACGCCGTCTCCCTGGTCAAGGCCGGGGTCCGGCTCCAGGGCCTGGAAGTCGGCGAGGTCCGCACCCCGCTCACCGAACCGCCCGGCGCGCACATCAAGGACCTCATCGAGATCATCGCGAGCGGCCGCGCCCTGCTGGCGGAGCACACCTCCGCGGGAGGCGGGGCGTGA
- a CDS encoding methyltransferase produces the protein MTVEETPETVAQALQHALVGEDLPDSFTLLGREWSLHRGVFPSTLSAATEVLASIVPYPSGGSFLEVGCGTGVISVTAALTGCTSVTALDINDKAVANTAANAERHGVSDRMRVLHSDMYAGLDPSDRFDVIFWNVPWTYVEDDFSLSTDLHSAVFDPGYRGQARYLAGAPEHLSDGGRLLLGTADLGDRERLDAIAAQSGMRVELLHRVRRIEEVRVMEYHLLELHAK, from the coding sequence ATGACTGTCGAGGAGACCCCCGAGACCGTTGCCCAAGCCCTCCAGCACGCCCTCGTCGGTGAAGACCTGCCGGACTCCTTCACCCTGCTGGGCCGGGAATGGAGCCTGCACCGAGGCGTCTTCCCGAGCACCCTGAGCGCCGCCACCGAGGTACTGGCCTCGATCGTGCCGTATCCGTCCGGCGGCTCGTTCCTGGAGGTCGGCTGCGGCACGGGCGTCATCTCCGTGACCGCAGCCCTGACCGGCTGCACCTCCGTCACCGCGCTGGACATCAATGACAAGGCAGTGGCCAATACGGCCGCTAACGCAGAGCGTCACGGTGTCAGCGACCGGATGCGCGTCCTCCACAGTGACATGTACGCGGGACTGGACCCCTCGGACCGCTTCGACGTCATCTTCTGGAACGTGCCTTGGACCTATGTGGAGGACGACTTCTCGCTCTCCACAGACCTGCACTCCGCCGTCTTCGATCCGGGCTACCGGGGCCAGGCCCGGTACCTCGCCGGCGCCCCCGAGCACCTGTCCGACGGCGGAAGGCTGCTGCTCGGCACAGCCGACCTCGGCGACCGCGAACGACTCGACGCCATCGCCGCGCAATCCGGTATGCGGGTCGAACTGCTGCACCGGGTGCGCCGGATCGAGGAGGTCCGGGTCATGGAATACCACCTGCTCGAGCTGCACGCGAAGTAG
- the hisN gene encoding histidinol-phosphatase: MARQDDLELALGLSDIADRITGRRFQALDLRVREKPDRTPVTDADTAVETAVREALASARPDDAFAGEETGGSVTAGRTWMLDPIDGTKNFLRGVPVWATLIALLDNGRPTVGVISAPALHSRWWAAAERGAWLRRGPVGSAPLPLRVSGSTRLADAYLSTTSTRTWDVFHSRAAYLRLAEECWEDRAFGDFLQHCMVAEGTLDIAAEPVVNPWDIAAVQILVAEAGGICTDLLGASPHHGTGALSANPQLHRLALKILSPATGPSAV; this comes from the coding sequence ATGGCACGACAGGACGATCTCGAACTGGCCCTGGGACTGAGCGACATCGCCGACCGCATCACCGGCCGTCGCTTCCAGGCGCTCGACCTCAGGGTCCGGGAGAAGCCGGACCGTACACCCGTGACCGACGCGGACACCGCCGTCGAGACAGCGGTACGCGAGGCACTGGCATCCGCCCGCCCCGACGATGCCTTCGCCGGGGAGGAGACAGGTGGCTCCGTCACAGCCGGACGCACCTGGATGCTCGACCCCATCGACGGAACCAAGAACTTCCTGCGCGGAGTACCGGTCTGGGCCACACTGATCGCTCTGCTGGACAACGGCCGGCCCACCGTCGGCGTGATCAGCGCCCCCGCCCTGCACAGCCGCTGGTGGGCAGCGGCCGAACGGGGCGCCTGGCTGCGACGCGGGCCGGTCGGCAGCGCCCCCCTGCCCCTGCGGGTCTCCGGCAGCACCCGTCTCGCCGACGCCTACCTCTCCACCACCAGCACACGCACCTGGGACGTCTTCCACTCCCGTGCGGCCTATCTACGCCTGGCCGAGGAGTGCTGGGAGGACCGCGCCTTCGGGGACTTCCTCCAGCACTGCATGGTCGCCGAAGGAACCCTCGACATCGCGGCCGAACCGGTCGTGAACCCCTGGGACATCGCCGCCGTACAGATCCTCGTGGCGGAAGCCGGTGGTATCTGCACCGATCTCCTGGGCGCCTCGCCCCACCACGGCACCGGCGCCCTGTCCGCCAACCCGCAGTTGCATCGGCTCGCCCTGAAAATCCTCTCGCCGGCAACCGGTCCCAGCGCCGTCTGA
- a CDS encoding carbamoyltransferase C-terminal domain-containing protein — protein sequence MLILSLKEGHDGAIAAVEDGKLLFSLEAEKDSFLRYSTLTAEVFAVAADRLDKQPDVIAVSGWIKGTQATDQPSRAGYFGVGESAISDDAGRFFGKNVRVFSSTHERSHIMTSYGMSSFRRDQPFYSLVWEGNIGSFYRIDERGTVTHLQEVLNYPGNKYSYGFALADPKYSSHEEFVRFQDAGKQMALAGFAEDRLPTPMERDVIDFVLGQREVITGSLKDRMTDSPYYNIGVETDAYKNLAARLSDAIFDRFHAYAREHLTEGLPLLISGGCGLNCEWNRRWRECGIFPAVFVPPCPNDSGSAIGTAIDAQHFYTGEAGLDWGVYAGGEFVEDVAFDSQRYEIRPLDYSEVARYLHDGNIVGWARGRWEIGPRALGNRSILAAPFTEQTTDRLNKIKQRESYRPIAPICLEQDAGRWFSGGVPDPYMLYFSQVESRELRAVTHVDGTARTQTVHPTANPEMAKLLSAFRELTGFSVLCNTSLNYSGRGFINHSSDLIAYGELHGLDGYVVNDTFITPRR from the coding sequence ATGCTGATTCTTTCCCTCAAGGAAGGCCATGACGGGGCAATCGCGGCCGTCGAGGACGGGAAGCTGCTCTTCTCCCTCGAAGCCGAGAAGGACTCCTTCCTCCGCTACAGCACCCTGACGGCCGAGGTGTTCGCAGTAGCGGCCGACCGGCTGGACAAACAGCCCGACGTCATCGCCGTGAGCGGCTGGATCAAGGGGACCCAGGCCACCGACCAACCCTCCCGTGCCGGATACTTCGGTGTGGGCGAATCCGCGATCTCGGACGACGCCGGCCGTTTCTTCGGGAAGAATGTGCGCGTCTTCTCCTCCACTCACGAGCGCTCTCACATCATGACGTCCTACGGAATGTCGTCGTTCCGTAGGGATCAGCCCTTCTACAGCCTGGTATGGGAGGGGAACATCGGCTCGTTCTACCGCATCGACGAGCGCGGGACGGTGACCCATCTCCAGGAGGTGCTCAACTACCCGGGCAACAAGTACTCCTACGGCTTCGCGCTCGCCGACCCCAAGTACAGCTCGCACGAGGAGTTCGTCCGCTTCCAGGATGCGGGCAAGCAGATGGCCCTGGCCGGATTCGCCGAGGACCGGCTGCCCACCCCGATGGAGCGGGACGTCATCGACTTCGTACTCGGTCAGAGGGAGGTCATCACCGGCAGCCTGAAGGACCGGATGACCGATTCCCCCTACTACAACATCGGCGTGGAGACGGACGCGTACAAGAACCTCGCCGCCCGTCTGTCGGACGCCATCTTCGACCGGTTCCACGCCTACGCCCGGGAGCATTTGACGGAAGGCCTCCCGCTCCTCATCTCCGGCGGCTGCGGGCTCAACTGCGAATGGAATCGCCGTTGGCGCGAGTGCGGAATCTTCCCCGCGGTCTTCGTCCCACCGTGCCCCAACGACAGCGGCTCCGCGATCGGAACCGCCATCGACGCCCAGCACTTCTACACCGGGGAGGCCGGGCTGGACTGGGGCGTCTACGCGGGCGGCGAATTCGTCGAGGACGTGGCCTTTGACTCCCAGCGCTATGAGATCCGGCCGCTCGACTACAGCGAGGTGGCCCGCTACCTCCACGACGGGAACATCGTCGGCTGGGCACGCGGCCGCTGGGAGATCGGCCCCCGCGCGCTCGGGAACCGGTCGATTCTCGCCGCTCCCTTCACCGAGCAGACGACGGACAGGCTCAACAAGATCAAGCAGCGCGAGAGCTACCGCCCCATCGCCCCGATCTGTCTGGAGCAGGACGCGGGCCGCTGGTTCAGCGGAGGAGTGCCCGATCCCTACATGCTGTACTTCAGCCAGGTCGAGTCCCGCGAACTGCGGGCGGTGACCCACGTCGACGGAACAGCCCGCACCCAGACCGTCCATCCGACGGCCAACCCGGAGATGGCGAAACTCCTTTCCGCCTTCCGCGAGTTGACTGGATTCAGCGTCCTCTGCAACACCTCGCTCAACTACTCAGGACGCGGGTTCATCAACCACAGCAGCGACCTGATCGCGTACGGCGAACTCCACGGGCTGGACGGATACGTCGTGAACGACACATTCATCACCCCGCGGCGGTGA
- a CDS encoding NAD-dependent epimerase/dehydratase family protein yields MTAPRTVLLTGAAGGLGTLMRGLLPAYGYDLRLFDLVPVEGEPGAITADLNDREALREAVRGVDAVIHLAGISLESTFDKILRANIQGTHRLYEAAREEGVRRIVAASSNHVIGHTPRPAPGDPPIPLDAPRRPDTFYGLSKCFGEDLAQLYWDRHGLETVSVRIGSCFPEPTSVRMLSVWMSPGDGARLFHAALTAEDVGHTVVYGSSANTRLWWDLAPARALGYRPLDDSEPYAAKLVAEQGELDPDNPAHARVGGHFATDPPIWPH; encoded by the coding sequence ATGACCGCTCCCCGTACCGTCCTGCTCACCGGTGCCGCAGGCGGCCTCGGCACCCTGATGCGGGGGCTGCTGCCCGCGTACGGATACGACCTGCGGCTCTTCGACCTGGTACCGGTGGAGGGCGAGCCCGGGGCGATCACCGCCGACCTGAACGACCGGGAGGCGCTGCGTGAGGCCGTGCGCGGGGTGGACGCGGTCATCCATCTGGCGGGCATCTCGCTGGAGTCCACGTTCGACAAGATCCTCCGCGCCAACATCCAGGGCACGCACCGCCTCTACGAGGCCGCCCGCGAGGAGGGCGTCCGGCGCATCGTGGCCGCCTCCTCCAACCACGTCATCGGTCACACCCCGCGCCCGGCTCCGGGCGATCCGCCGATCCCCCTGGACGCGCCGCGCCGCCCCGACACCTTCTACGGGCTCTCGAAGTGCTTCGGCGAGGACCTGGCCCAGCTCTACTGGGACCGGCACGGGCTGGAGACGGTCTCCGTGCGCATCGGGTCCTGCTTCCCCGAGCCCACGTCGGTACGGATGCTGTCGGTCTGGATGAGCCCCGGCGACGGCGCACGGCTGTTCCACGCGGCCCTGACCGCCGAGGACGTCGGGCACACCGTCGTCTACGGCTCCTCCGCCAACACCCGTCTGTGGTGGGACCTGGCCCCGGCGCGGGCGCTGGGCTACCGGCCGCTGGACGACTCGGAGCCCTACGCGGCGAAGCTCGTCGCCGAGCAGGGCGAACTGGACCCGGACAACCCGGCGCACGCCCGCGTGGGCGGCCACTTCGCGACCGACCCGCCGATCTGGCCGCACTGA
- a CDS encoding methyltransferase domain-containing protein, producing the protein MTNDPSPHHTVPSSQDAGRLHDEQTEAADGAAVDGNIHVGYWDNAADDRSLDEATDRLTDRVAARLAAAPGRRLLDVGCGTGRPALRIARATGARVAGISVSNEDIDLARTRAHAAALADRVDFRYADACALPFDAASFDGAWAIESMMHILDRTAALTEIARTLRPGSPLVITDVLLRSPVTGDDAETVRRTCRAFGSPGFPQPAELRTALDHAGLEVVEFNDIGEHVQRTYQAFADAFADVAPSADDPHYEFFNSTRTLPQFGALPQVGYVFLVARRL; encoded by the coding sequence ATGACCAATGACCCGTCCCCCCACCACACCGTCCCGTCGTCACAGGACGCCGGACGACTCCATGACGAGCAGACCGAGGCCGCGGACGGCGCCGCCGTCGACGGGAACATCCACGTCGGCTACTGGGACAACGCCGCGGACGACCGCTCCCTCGACGAAGCCACTGACCGGCTCACCGACCGCGTGGCGGCTCGGCTGGCCGCCGCACCCGGCCGGCGCCTGCTGGACGTCGGCTGCGGAACCGGACGGCCCGCCCTGCGCATCGCCCGGGCCACCGGCGCAAGAGTGGCGGGAATCTCGGTCAGCAACGAGGACATCGACCTCGCCCGGACCCGCGCGCACGCTGCCGCCCTCGCCGACCGGGTGGACTTCCGGTACGCGGACGCCTGCGCACTGCCCTTCGACGCCGCCTCCTTCGACGGCGCTTGGGCGATCGAGTCCATGATGCACATCCTCGACCGGACCGCAGCCCTCACCGAGATCGCCAGGACCTTGCGACCCGGAAGCCCGCTGGTCATCACCGATGTGCTGCTCCGCTCGCCGGTAACCGGGGACGACGCGGAGACAGTCCGCCGGACGTGCCGGGCGTTCGGGTCCCCCGGCTTCCCCCAACCGGCGGAGCTCCGTACGGCCCTCGACCACGCCGGTCTGGAGGTGGTGGAGTTCAACGACATCGGAGAGCACGTCCAGCGCACCTACCAGGCGTTCGCCGATGCCTTCGCCGATGTCGCACCCTCCGCCGACGACCCCCATTACGAGTTCTTCAACTCCACGCGCACACTTCCCCAGTTCGGTGCGCTCCCGCAGGTCGGCTACGTCTTCCTGGTCGCCCGCCGTCTGTGA
- a CDS encoding MFS transporter yields the protein MGGPAVVRVLRDPTAGRYLAGVVVSGFGTSAMWLTAGIWVKSLTGSDSLAALTVCAMWAPVLAGPALGALADRMDRKKLLVRVNLAMAALLATLVLVDSDRTVWLVFVVLVLYGASGVLLDAAESALVAGTVHASLLADFNGLRTTANEGMKLVAPLAGAGLYARFGGPAVALVDAATCALAALVFARLRVREAPRPPVGAWRGELLAGLRRIRASAVLRPLVTAGAATMLLAGVNGAVTFGYVDDVLGRTPEYAGVLYAVQGAGSVAVGLLVGPLLRRLPERVFAAGGTALFALAVGARSLPHDGVALAASAAIGFGLPCVLIATMTAVQRETPDAVLGRTAATAGSLMTAPNAVALAVGAGLVAVVDVRVLTAVCGAAGLVAAALLAAGTARRRTAPASASGPAEAPGPEEAPGPASPQP from the coding sequence ATGGGCGGTCCGGCGGTGGTGCGGGTCCTGCGGGACCCGACGGCGGGGCGGTATCTGGCGGGGGTGGTCGTCTCCGGGTTCGGTACGTCCGCGATGTGGCTCACGGCGGGGATCTGGGTCAAGTCGCTGACCGGGTCGGACAGTCTGGCGGCGCTGACGGTGTGCGCGATGTGGGCCCCGGTGCTGGCCGGGCCCGCGCTCGGCGCGCTCGCGGACCGGATGGACCGGAAGAAGCTGCTGGTCCGGGTCAACCTGGCGATGGCCGCTCTGCTGGCCACGCTGGTCCTGGTGGACTCGGACCGCACCGTCTGGCTGGTCTTCGTGGTGCTGGTCCTCTACGGGGCGAGCGGCGTGCTGCTCGACGCGGCGGAGTCGGCGCTCGTCGCGGGGACCGTCCACGCCTCGCTGCTGGCGGACTTCAACGGACTGCGGACGACGGCCAACGAGGGCATGAAGCTGGTCGCCCCGCTGGCGGGCGCCGGGTTGTACGCGCGGTTCGGCGGCCCGGCCGTGGCGCTGGTGGACGCGGCGACGTGCGCCCTGGCCGCCCTGGTCTTCGCCCGGCTCCGGGTACGGGAGGCCCCGCGGCCCCCGGTGGGGGCGTGGCGCGGTGAACTCCTCGCCGGGTTGCGGCGGATACGCGCCTCGGCCGTGCTGCGCCCGCTGGTGACGGCGGGGGCGGCGACGATGCTGCTGGCGGGGGTGAACGGGGCCGTGACGTTCGGTTACGTCGATGACGTGCTGGGCCGGACGCCGGAGTACGCGGGGGTCCTGTACGCGGTGCAGGGCGCCGGTTCCGTGGCGGTGGGACTGCTGGTGGGGCCGCTGCTGCGGCGGCTGCCGGAGCGGGTGTTCGCGGCGGGCGGGACGGCGTTGTTCGCGCTGGCGGTGGGCGCGCGGTCGCTGCCGCACGACGGGGTGGCCCTGGCGGCGAGCGCGGCGATCGGGTTCGGTCTGCCGTGCGTGCTGATCGCGACGATGACCGCGGTGCAGCGGGAGACGCCGGACGCGGTGCTGGGGCGGACGGCGGCGACGGCGGGCTCGCTGATGACGGCGCCCAACGCGGTGGCCCTGGCGGTGGGAGCGGGGCTCGTCGCGGTGGTGGACGTGCGGGTGCTGACAGCGGTCTGCGGGGCGGCGGGGCTGGTGGCCGCGGCCCTGCTGGCGGCGGGGACGGCACGGCGCCGCACCGCACCCGCGTCGGCGTCCGGACCCGCGGAGGCGCCCGGACCCGAGGAGGCGCCCGGCCCCGCCTCACCCCAGCCGTGA